In one window of Microbacterium sp. PM5 DNA:
- a CDS encoding single-stranded DNA-binding protein — protein sequence MAGETVITVVGNLTADPELRYTQNGLPVANFTIASTPRNFDRQANEWKDGEALFLRASVWREFAEHVAGSLTKGMRVIATGRLKQRSYQDREGQTRTAIELEVDEIGPSLRYATAQVTRAASGGTQGARPAAATDEAWATPGTTAPDAWATPTPMYGDDTPF from the coding sequence ATGGCCGGCGAGACCGTCATCACCGTCGTGGGAAACCTCACGGCAGACCCCGAGCTGCGCTACACGCAGAACGGTCTGCCCGTCGCGAACTTCACGATCGCGTCGACGCCGCGCAACTTCGACCGTCAGGCCAACGAGTGGAAGGACGGCGAAGCGCTGTTCCTCCGCGCGTCGGTGTGGCGCGAGTTCGCCGAGCACGTCGCCGGCTCCCTCACGAAGGGCATGCGCGTCATCGCGACCGGACGACTCAAGCAGCGCTCCTACCAAGATCGCGAAGGCCAGACCCGCACCGCGATAGAGCTGGAGGTCGACGAGATCGGCCCCTCGCTCCGCTACGCGACCGCGCAGGTCACCCGCGCGGCGTCCGGCGGCACGCAGGGCGCTCGCCCCGCTGCGGCCACCGATGAGGCGTGGGCGACGCCCGGCACCACCGCTCCCGACGCGTGGGCCACACCGACGCCCATGTACGGCGACGACACCCCGTTCTGA
- a CDS encoding DNA cytosine methyltransferase: protein MTPRMGTSEVTMSDYYCGAGGSSTGGVAVGVRVVMAVNHWDLAIETHNTNHPDTDHDKADINKADPKRYPRTTIGWFSPECTYWSQARGEKLPDGQLAWDFFGDSLPNEAADRSRMGMWDVPRFSAHHLYDIVIVENVPRVVKGVHWNRWLTSMHDLGYLHEVVWLNSMHAQGLGDGAPQSRDRVYIVFWRAGNPRPAFEKWLRPEAICPEHGLIQSAQVFKPKGSPMKTYGAQYTLRCPHQSCNTEVFPAVAGADTIIDWSKRGTRIGDRKSLGMRELEQKTMLRTFHGVKRHWAPMVIEAAGNTYDATSPRHPQHGDPDAYYRAWPVDEPLRTLHTTASKALIMRNMTARGDGGQMSKPVTEPIGAITASSPHSLLTPGPLIVNNVSGSDESRTRRASDPLPSLVAGGNHAALLVPVEGRDGKTARRAAEPMRTQSTRNETGLLVPYYSTGSARPTSAPMGTVTTVDREALVVPLRNHGVAKPSADPVDTIAASGNHHALVMRNNGGPDESAWQTTPAAEPLRTLTTAGHQSLIDTETLPAPAPTLTDDEIWQMVYDAEFRMLEPDEIKRGMSFGADYVLLGNKREQVRMAGNAVTPNAARDIIAACVESLGYDVWELAA, encoded by the coding sequence ATGACCCCGCGAATGGGCACCTCCGAGGTGACCATGAGCGACTACTACTGCGGTGCGGGCGGCTCGTCGACCGGCGGCGTTGCGGTCGGTGTGCGCGTCGTGATGGCGGTGAATCACTGGGACCTCGCGATCGAGACGCACAACACGAACCACCCCGACACGGACCACGACAAGGCCGACATCAACAAGGCCGACCCGAAACGCTACCCGCGGACCACGATCGGCTGGTTCTCCCCGGAGTGTACGTACTGGTCGCAGGCGCGCGGCGAGAAGCTCCCCGACGGGCAGCTCGCGTGGGACTTCTTCGGCGACTCCCTCCCGAACGAGGCCGCCGACCGCTCCCGCATGGGCATGTGGGACGTGCCCCGGTTCTCCGCCCACCACCTCTACGACATCGTCATCGTCGAGAACGTGCCCCGCGTGGTCAAGGGCGTGCACTGGAACCGGTGGCTCACGTCGATGCACGACCTCGGCTACCTGCACGAGGTGGTCTGGCTGAACTCGATGCACGCGCAGGGCCTCGGCGACGGAGCCCCACAGTCCCGCGACCGCGTCTACATCGTGTTCTGGCGCGCCGGGAACCCGCGCCCCGCGTTCGAGAAGTGGCTGCGCCCGGAAGCGATCTGCCCGGAGCACGGGCTGATCCAGTCGGCGCAGGTCTTCAAGCCGAAGGGCTCCCCTATGAAGACGTACGGTGCGCAGTACACGCTCCGCTGCCCCCACCAGTCCTGCAACACGGAGGTGTTCCCCGCCGTCGCCGGCGCGGACACGATCATCGACTGGTCCAAGCGCGGCACACGCATCGGCGACCGGAAGTCCCTCGGGATGCGGGAGCTGGAGCAGAAGACGATGCTCCGCACCTTCCACGGCGTGAAGCGGCACTGGGCGCCCATGGTGATCGAGGCCGCGGGGAACACGTACGACGCGACCTCCCCCCGTCACCCTCAGCACGGCGACCCCGACGCCTACTACCGGGCGTGGCCGGTCGACGAGCCGCTGCGCACCCTGCACACAACGGCATCGAAGGCGCTCATCATGCGGAACATGACCGCGCGCGGCGACGGCGGGCAGATGTCGAAGCCGGTCACCGAGCCGATCGGTGCGATCACCGCGTCGTCGCCGCATTCGTTGCTGACGCCGGGACCGCTGATCGTGAACAACGTCTCCGGCTCAGACGAGTCCCGCACGCGCCGCGCGTCGGACCCGCTGCCCTCGCTCGTCGCCGGCGGGAACCACGCCGCGCTGCTCGTGCCCGTCGAGGGCCGCGACGGGAAGACAGCGCGCCGCGCCGCCGAGCCGATGCGCACCCAGTCGACCCGCAACGAGACCGGGCTTCTCGTGCCGTACTACTCGACAGGCTCGGCTCGGCCGACGTCGGCCCCGATGGGCACCGTCACCACCGTCGACCGTGAGGCGCTCGTCGTCCCGCTGCGCAATCACGGCGTCGCGAAGCCTTCGGCGGACCCCGTCGACACGATCGCGGCATCCGGAAACCACCACGCGCTCGTGATGCGGAACAACGGCGGCCCCGACGAGTCCGCATGGCAGACGACGCCGGCGGCTGAACCGCTGCGGACGCTGACGACGGCGGGGCACCAGTCCCTCATCGACACCGAGACTTTGCCGGCGCCCGCACCGACGCTCACGGACGACGAGATCTGGCAGATGGTCTACGACGCCGAGTTCAGGATGCTCGAGCCCGACGAGATAAAGCGAGGCATGTCGTTCGGTGCCGACTACGTCCTCCTCGGCAACAAGCGCGAACAGGTCCGCATGGCCGGCAACGCCGTCACCCCGAACGCCGCGCGAGACATCATCGCCGCCTGCGTCGAATCCCTCGGCTACGACGTCTGGGAGCTCGCAGCATGA
- a CDS encoding PBSX family phage terminase large subunit, with the protein MSRPPALSRKQRWSIARAASAKIALWVGAVSAGKTMVSLFAFFIAIRHTKGRGLIVIVGKTLQTIERNVIGEMQKPELYGRLAKQVKHTTGSNTAIILGRVVHLVGANDARSEEKIRGSTIELAYVDEATLVPEAFWAMLLTRLRVAGARLLATTNPGSSQHWLRVKYILDAVAQNMIVFHFTMHDNPLYFEGGDPGPSYIRDMEASFRKSKLFFDRFIKGLWTNAEGAIYDGWDPAVHVIPWETLPPIYRLLGVGMDFGTQHATSVVILGLGYDRKLYLIDELRIEAETQTQRQSPSQQAKAIADWLKENHLPEGHLRPEVLAADPAALAYRQELRESQGIDTIPADNSVAYGIGLITSLLGRGLLKVTDRCWGVIKEMPEYRYDPKATEKGLDEPIKIGDDSLDAFRYVIASTEGEWRDEVGPRPLTF; encoded by the coding sequence ATGAGCCGGCCGCCTGCGCTGTCCCGCAAGCAGCGGTGGAGCATCGCTCGTGCGGCGTCGGCGAAGATCGCGCTGTGGGTCGGTGCGGTGTCGGCCGGTAAGACGATGGTGTCGCTGTTCGCGTTCTTCATCGCGATCCGCCATACGAAGGGTCGCGGCCTGATTGTCATCGTCGGGAAGACGTTGCAGACGATCGAGCGCAACGTCATCGGCGAGATGCAGAAGCCGGAGCTGTACGGGCGCCTGGCGAAGCAGGTGAAGCACACGACCGGGTCGAACACGGCCATCATCCTCGGTCGCGTGGTGCATCTCGTCGGCGCGAACGATGCGCGCTCTGAGGAGAAGATCCGCGGCTCGACGATCGAGCTGGCGTACGTCGATGAGGCGACGTTGGTCCCCGAAGCGTTCTGGGCGATGCTGCTGACCCGTCTGCGTGTCGCCGGCGCCCGTCTCCTCGCGACGACGAACCCGGGCTCATCGCAGCACTGGCTTCGGGTGAAGTACATCCTCGACGCGGTCGCGCAGAACATGATCGTGTTCCACTTCACGATGCACGACAACCCGCTCTACTTCGAGGGCGGCGATCCGGGCCCGTCGTACATCCGCGACATGGAGGCGTCGTTCCGGAAGTCGAAGCTGTTCTTCGACCGGTTCATCAAGGGCCTCTGGACGAACGCTGAGGGCGCGATCTACGACGGCTGGGACCCTGCCGTCCACGTCATCCCCTGGGAGACGTTGCCGCCGATTTACCGGCTCCTCGGCGTCGGCATGGACTTCGGCACGCAGCACGCCACCTCTGTCGTCATCCTCGGCCTCGGCTACGACCGCAAGCTGTACCTCATCGACGAGCTGCGGATCGAAGCGGAAACGCAGACGCAACGGCAATCGCCGTCGCAGCAGGCGAAAGCGATCGCCGACTGGCTCAAGGAGAACCATCTCCCCGAAGGCCACCTCCGCCCCGAAGTGCTCGCCGCCGACCCTGCCGCGCTCGCGTACCGGCAGGAGCTGCGGGAGTCGCAAGGCATCGACACGATCCCCGCCGACAACTCCGTCGCGTACGGCATCGGCCTGATCACGTCACTCCTCGGCCGCGGCCTGTTGAAGGTCACCGACCGGTGCTGGGGCGTCATCAAGGAGATGCCGGAGTACCGGTACGACCCGAAGGCGACGGAGAAGGGCCTCGACGAGCCGATCAAAATCGGTGACGACTCCCTCGACGCGTTCCGCTACGTCATCGCCTCCACGGAGGGCGAGTGGCGTGACGAGGTCGGCCCCCGCCCGCTCACCTTCTGA
- a CDS encoding phage portal protein has protein sequence MALPVSDSVNPWPPKNVANLLPSMQRWGAWWSNDLSMLQAAYGGGKLNDGLGFFASDQGGVKVHSLGPIRWFIGTPSTAGQPNTKLPVPIAANICQASSDLLFSDPITAAVSDTTTQERLEELLDDAFHTRMAEAAEMGAALGGSYLRVTWDDTVNPDGPFTTVKDADEAIPEFKFGKLTAVTFWAVVARNGKRVYRHLERHELGPLGVGVILHGLYEGDEGTLGSRISLTARPETKPLAIHEDLDLEGTIDTRSPGLAVQYIPNQIPNRMWRHDPLGKNLGRSDLDGVEHLMDQLSETMSDWMRARRAARARVLYSKELAKNMGPGQAAVLNVDQETYVETGMSGSSGEKPMSMADRVQVLQPDFDPAGYKATADELIEQILQMAGYSQSTFGADDAEGGDRTATEIEARERRSLMTRARKIRNWQPALLEHITKLLEVDRVFFGRPNVVTDLTVEFSDGVQESQLRLAQTVQALYASESASVEERVAMLHPDWDEKQISDEVERIREEFGHTAADPQMSPYEEPDGDEQPGQQQH, from the coding sequence GTGGCGCTGCCCGTCTCCGACTCCGTCAACCCGTGGCCCCCGAAGAACGTCGCCAACCTGCTCCCGTCGATGCAACGGTGGGGCGCCTGGTGGTCGAACGACCTGTCCATGCTGCAGGCCGCGTACGGCGGCGGGAAGCTGAACGACGGCCTCGGGTTCTTCGCATCCGACCAGGGCGGCGTGAAGGTCCACTCCCTCGGCCCGATCCGCTGGTTCATCGGCACACCGTCGACGGCGGGGCAGCCGAACACGAAGCTCCCCGTCCCGATCGCGGCGAACATCTGCCAGGCGTCCTCGGATCTGCTGTTCTCCGACCCGATCACTGCGGCCGTGAGCGACACGACCACGCAGGAGCGGCTCGAGGAGCTGCTCGACGACGCGTTCCACACCCGCATGGCCGAGGCCGCGGAGATGGGCGCTGCGCTCGGCGGCTCCTACCTGCGGGTCACGTGGGACGACACAGTGAACCCGGACGGCCCGTTCACGACGGTGAAGGACGCCGATGAGGCGATTCCCGAGTTCAAGTTCGGGAAGCTGACGGCCGTCACGTTCTGGGCGGTCGTCGCCCGCAACGGGAAGCGTGTCTACCGGCACCTCGAACGCCACGAGCTGGGCCCGCTCGGCGTCGGTGTGATCCTCCACGGCCTGTACGAAGGCGACGAGGGAACCTTGGGCAGCCGCATCAGTCTCACCGCTCGCCCGGAAACGAAGCCTCTCGCGATCCACGAGGACCTCGACCTCGAAGGCACGATCGACACTCGGTCCCCAGGCCTGGCGGTGCAGTACATCCCGAACCAGATCCCGAACCGCATGTGGCGGCACGACCCGCTCGGGAAGAACCTCGGCCGCTCCGACCTTGACGGTGTCGAGCACCTCATGGACCAGCTCTCCGAGACGATGTCGGACTGGATGCGCGCCCGCCGCGCAGCCCGCGCCCGCGTCCTGTACTCGAAGGAGCTGGCGAAGAACATGGGCCCTGGTCAGGCGGCTGTCTTGAACGTCGACCAGGAGACGTATGTCGAGACCGGCATGTCGGGCTCGTCGGGCGAGAAGCCCATGTCGATGGCTGACCGTGTCCAGGTGCTGCAGCCGGACTTCGATCCGGCGGGGTACAAGGCGACCGCGGATGAGCTGATCGAGCAGATCCTGCAGATGGCCGGCTACTCGCAGTCCACGTTCGGCGCGGACGACGCTGAGGGCGGGGACCGGACGGCGACGGAGATCGAAGCACGTGAACGCCGTTCGCTGATGACCCGCGCGCGGAAGATCCGCAACTGGCAGCCGGCGCTGCTGGAGCACATCACGAAGCTCCTCGAAGTGGACCGGGTGTTCTTCGGTCGGCCGAACGTCGTGACGGATCTGACGGTCGAGTTCTCCGACGGCGTGCAGGAGTCGCAGCTGCGTCTCGCGCAGACCGTGCAGGCCCTGTACGCCTCGGAGTCGGCATCCGTCGAGGAGCGCGTCGCGATGCTGCACCCCGACTGGGACGAGAAGCAGATCAGCGACGAGGTGGAGCGCATCCGTGAGGAGTTCGGCCACACGGCGGCCGACCCGCAGATGAGCCCGTACGAGGAGCCCGACGGTGACGAGCAGCCAGGACAGCAGCAGCACTGA
- a CDS encoding helix-turn-helix domain-containing protein has protein sequence MAEMREWITVKEAALLVGRDKRQIYRWIERDRLATRRNTDGILEVLSKAIIRVEKTVIRGRPRD, from the coding sequence ATGGCTGAGATGCGCGAGTGGATCACCGTGAAGGAAGCCGCCCTCCTCGTCGGCCGCGACAAGCGTCAGATCTACCGGTGGATCGAACGCGACCGCCTCGCCACCCGACGCAATACGGACGGCATCCTCGAAGTCCTCTCGAAAGCGATCATCCGCGTCGAGAAGACCGTCATCCGAGGCCGCCCCCGCGACTGA